From Gemmatimonadales bacterium, a single genomic window includes:
- a CDS encoding aldo/keto reductase produces the protein MKHISIGGLDVSRIGLGAMSMSGYYNIGEGSETESIRTIHKALDLGVTHLDTAEIYGPYHNEALVGRAIRGRRDQVVLATKFGIISHGGAGQGVLDSSPANIRVAVEGSLKRLGTDHIDLYYQHRVDPNTPIEDSVGALAQLVAEGKVRHIGLSEAGPATIRRAHTVHPVAALQTEYSLWTRDPEAELLPLLRELGIGFVPYSPLGHGFLTGEIRSPEQLSDDDWRKTNPRFTGENFQRNLRIVDEVEAVAAELSATPAQIALAWLLAQGDDIAPIPGTKRVARVEENTAADRIELSPQQVERLNNLTPAAGERHEAGNMAVIDQ, from the coding sequence ATGAAACACATCTCGATTGGCGGCCTCGACGTATCCCGGATAGGACTTGGTGCCATGTCAATGTCCGGCTACTACAACATCGGGGAGGGCAGCGAGACAGAGTCGATTCGAACCATCCACAAGGCGCTGGACCTGGGTGTCACTCACCTCGACACCGCCGAAATCTACGGCCCATACCACAACGAGGCGCTTGTCGGCCGGGCGATCAGGGGTCGCCGCGACCAGGTGGTATTGGCGACGAAGTTCGGGATCATCTCACACGGCGGCGCAGGGCAGGGCGTCCTGGACAGCAGCCCAGCGAACATCCGCGTCGCGGTCGAGGGCTCCCTGAAGCGGCTCGGCACCGACCACATCGACCTGTACTATCAGCACCGGGTGGACCCGAATACGCCCATTGAGGACAGCGTTGGGGCTCTTGCCCAGCTGGTTGCCGAGGGCAAGGTCCGACACATCGGCCTTTCCGAGGCGGGTCCCGCTACCATCCGACGCGCTCACACCGTACATCCGGTCGCTGCGTTGCAGACCGAGTACTCCCTATGGACCCGTGACCCCGAGGCCGAACTGCTGCCGCTGCTCCGCGAGCTGGGCATCGGCTTCGTGCCATACTCGCCACTCGGCCACGGCTTTCTCACCGGCGAGATTCGCTCGCCCGAGCAGCTCTCCGACGACGATTGGCGCAAGACCAACCCGCGCTTCACCGGCGAGAACTTCCAGCGCAACCTGCGCATCGTGGACGAAGTTGAGGCCGTTGCCGCCGAATTGAGTGCGACACCGGCCCAGATCGCTCTGGCCTGGCTGCTCGCGCAGGGCGACGACATCGCCCCGATTCCCGGCACCAAGCGGGTCGCCCGCGTCGAGGAGAACACGGCCGCCGACCGCATCGAGCTGAGCCCCCAGCAGGTCGAACGGCTGAACAACCTCACGCCGGCCGCTGGCGAACGCCACGAGGCAGGGAATATGGCGGTTATCGACCAATGA
- a CDS encoding carboxypeptidase regulatory-like domain-containing protein: MRSRCRTRTLLWLGIGLWHAGALEAQGVTSAAVQGTIVAADSVPVPDATVLATNTSNGERWQTVTQANGRFFLEHVSVGGPYRIDVRAVGFEPAQATGVFLSLGERFTADFRLHSAAYQLEQVTAHATVDPLINAARTGPSQILSDSTIARLPAHRDFTELARLAPQVNLGVFALSFAGQPDRLNGLQVDGTTNNDLFNTNETGNGTIGGFGDLTALNLEAIEDLQVLTAPFDVRYGNFTGGLVNAVTKSGSNRLEGTVYGYAENQSLTGGDAAGHRAADFTRTELGLTLGGPIVRDRLAFFINAGVRRQDNPLPFPAPSPDSTGGADSVGVGIRYATAVRFRDILRNTYGVDAGTFTSIP, translated from the coding sequence ATGCGAAGCCGTTGCCGAACCCGGACGTTGCTCTGGCTGGGAATCGGGCTCTGGCACGCAGGTGCCCTCGAAGCCCAGGGTGTCACCAGCGCCGCCGTGCAAGGTACCATCGTCGCGGCCGACAGCGTTCCGGTTCCGGACGCCACCGTGCTGGCCACCAACACCTCGAACGGCGAGCGCTGGCAGACAGTCACCCAGGCGAATGGTCGCTTCTTCCTCGAGCATGTCTCAGTGGGGGGGCCGTACCGGATCGACGTTCGGGCTGTCGGCTTCGAGCCGGCGCAGGCCACCGGCGTTTTCCTGTCGCTGGGAGAGCGGTTCACGGCCGATTTCAGACTCCACTCGGCCGCGTACCAGCTGGAGCAGGTCACCGCGCACGCGACTGTAGACCCCCTCATCAATGCAGCGCGCACCGGCCCCTCCCAGATCCTCTCCGACTCCACCATCGCCCGCCTTCCGGCGCACCGCGACTTCACCGAGCTCGCACGACTGGCGCCGCAGGTCAATCTCGGGGTCTTCGCGCTGTCGTTCGCCGGCCAACCCGACCGGTTGAACGGGCTGCAGGTCGATGGCACCACGAACAACGACCTGTTCAATACCAACGAGACCGGCAACGGGACGATCGGTGGTTTCGGCGACCTGACCGCGCTCAACCTCGAAGCCATCGAGGATCTGCAAGTCCTCACCGCACCCTTCGACGTCCGCTACGGAAACTTCACTGGTGGGCTGGTCAACGCGGTGACGAAATCGGGATCGAACCGGCTCGAGGGGACGGTGTACGGGTATGCCGAGAACCAGAGCCTTACCGGCGGCGATGCCGCGGGACATCGCGCGGCCGACTTCACCCGCACCGAGCTCGGTCTCACGCTCGGCGGGCCCATCGTACGGGACCGCCTGGCGTTCTTCATCAACGCGGGCGTCCGGCGTCAGGACAACCCTCTACCCTTTCCTGCACCGAGTCCCGACTCGACCGGCGGCGCGGACTCGGTCGGCGTGGGGATCCGCTACGCCACCGCGGTGAGGTTCCGGGATATCCTGCGGAATACCTACGGCGTCGACGCCGGCACCTTCACGAGCATTCC